Proteins encoded together in one Impatiens glandulifera chromosome 1, dImpGla2.1, whole genome shotgun sequence window:
- the LOC124921543 gene encoding uncharacterized protein LOC124921543 — MDNNNNNNNWRSQRNDYHDGRTRSFNDRKPPIGNWQPTVPLWEKKFCNVIGSVSWEKILDTKKYFHLYENVINWNDSAAEEAFHNAKKRFWAKINDLPCDLSPPDPDIYIDTVDWNSEIDPQLLLDLEREYVVPDEQEKEVVVIIDQDNCQYYSPDGWGDMDDNPNENKDKTATGWGCLDSSNNNNNNNSWDCKVETDDNKRSWQHWGVGHDDSMYWQTCTGQMSRYRTSRFHGDDYRRSGGVGVGSGGGRGRRRKNFVYERPYANKWSGGASKQWNPSNQPVVRTGSWMQG, encoded by the exons atggataataataataataataataattggagAAGCCAGAGAAATGATTATCACGACGGAAGAACCAGATCGTTCAATGATAGAAAGCCTCCGATCG GTAATTGGCAGCCAACTGTCCCGTTATGGGAGAAGAAGTTCTGTAATGTGATTGGTTCAGTTTCATGGGAAAAGATCTTAGATACCAAGAAATACTTTCACTTATACGAAAACGTTATCAACTGGAACGATTCAGCAGCTGAGGAGGCTTTCCATAATGCTAAGAAACGGTTTTGGGCAAAGATAAATGATCTTCCATGCGATCTATCGCCGCCAGACCCGGATATCTACATTGATACAGTCGACTGGAACTCGGAAATTGATCCCCAACTGTTATTGGATTTGGAACGCGAATATGTTGTCCCGGACGAGCAGGAAAAAGAGGTTGTTGTCATAATTGATCAGGATAATTGTCAATATTACTCACCAGATGGATGGGGAGATATGGATGATAATCCAAACGAAAATAAGGACAAGACAGCGACTGGCTGGGGATGTTTGGAtagtagtaataataataataataacaattcatGGGATTGTAAGGTTGAGACTGATGATAATAAGAGATCGTGGCAACATTGGGGTGTTGGTCATGACGACAGCATGTACTGGCAAACGTGTACAGGACAAATGTCGAGATACAGAACCTCGAGGTTTCATGGCGATGATTATCGCCGGAGTGGCGGAGTTGGTGTTGGTAGTGGTGGTGGGAGGGGAAGGAGGAGGAAGAATTTTGTGTATGAGCGACCTTATGCTAATAAATGGTCTGGTGGTGCTTCGAAGCAATGGAATCCATCGAATCAACCGGTGGTTAGGACAGGATCTTGGATGCAAGGGTAG